ACTTTACCGTGGAAGTCAAAGATCTCAATCAGCTCTATTCCGCCCTGGCACACGTCAAGAAGCTGAAAGCCGTTCAAGAAGCCCTGCGCGTTTCCTGATTGCCCGACCGGGGGGCGCCTTCAGCGGGAGCCTACCGGCGGTCGCTTTCAGCGTGACCAGGACGCTGTTCTGGACCTGCCAAAGAACCCTTTGAAAAGGGTTCTCTGGACTCTCTTAAACTTTTTGGGTCGCTTCGCGAGGGCTGTCGGCAGCGTAAGTCCGTGCGATTTGGTGGGAAATGCGGATTTTAGGAATGCCTTCGGCGACCAAAGAACCCTTTGAAAAGGGTTCTCTGGACTTTCCGAAACTTTTTATCGCTCGCTTCGCTCGAAGCTGTCGGTAGCGTGAATTCGTCGGACTTTTGGAAGAATGTTGTAAAAAAATGTATTTTTTACAAGGCCCTCTTACTTTTTTTAACGATTTCCTCTTTCATTTCCCTCTTGTTTCTTTAATCCCACTCAACGGATACCGTAGGACCTCGCCGAAGGCGCGCCAAAAAGTTCTGGAGGGGAGTCCAGAGGGGAACCTCTTCCAAGAGGTTCCCCTCTGGCCGTCGGAGACATTCCTTGCCACCCCGGCGAGGGGTGTCGGAGCCATCTTTTACATTTCGATTCGAACGCTTTCTGGACTGAGTTTTTTTTCGAGTCGTTTTGCGTAGAGGCTCATGACGTAGCTGAAAATGAAATAGAGAATAATGACGGCGGTGTATATTTCGAAGGGGTAGATCATGGTCCTGTTGTTGATGGCGTATGCTGCACGGGTCAGGTCCATGACACCGATGATGTAGACGAGGGAGGTGTCCTTGAAGGCGGCGATAAACATGCCGACCAGAGCGGGCAGCATTTGTTTGAGTGCTTGAGGCAGAATGATTTTTCGCATGGTCTGGAAATAGGAAAGACCGGACGCCTTGGCGGCTTCGACCTGACCGGCGGGGATGTTTTCGATACCGCCCCTGACGGTTTCAGCGATGTATGCGCCGAAGAAGAATGTCAACGCAATGGTCCCGGCCCAGAAGGCATGAATTTCGATTTTGAAGACAAAGTCGAGAATGACCTGGTAGAACCAGAGAATAACCAGAACGAGCGGCACACCGCGTACAACCTCGATGTACAGAGTGCAGGGGATTTTGATGGCGTTGTTTTTGGCCGTGCGTCCCATGCCGATAAAGAGTCCGATGATGAAACTGCCGGAGATGGAAAAAATAGCCATGAGTAGTGACCCGGATAATCCGCCCAATCCCATGAAAAATTCTGAAGAATCGCCGCCGGGGAACCGCCAGATGAGCAGTGCTGGTAGGTTGTTCCAGATAATTTCATAGTTGAAATTCAGGAAGGCCGATCCGAGGAGATAGAGCAGATAGCCAAGCGCGGCGATGAAAAGAATCTTGGCACCGAGGAGGACCGTTTTGAACGATGATTTGAAAAAACGGGTGATCGGAGAGACTGTTTTTTGTTCCGGGGATGTTCGGAAATGCCAAAAAACGTACTCCAAACCGGCGGTGATCCAGTCGATGGGCAGAAAGAGGGTGTCGGCGATTTTGCGGACTATAGTTATTTGGTCGCGGGGCATGATCTTGAGTCGTTCGTTCACGATGTTCATGATACAGGCAATGAACAGGGAGAGCAGGAGATAGATGGCCGTGGCCACAATGAACGATTCAAAGG
The sequence above is a segment of the Pseudodesulfovibrio sp. JC047 genome. Coding sequences within it:
- a CDS encoding amino acid ABC transporter permease; translation: MIKRYFEKVWVQNVALLAMVGAVVYYFAVIFEFKYDFDWAVFFVEGQYGHMGHLLLNGLNSTITITIYSALIALASGTIFGLARLSSFKPVYWLATCYVELFRNTPLLIQLFFWNFALPYAFPEEIRFKLFEMDFEFWCATVGCGIFTGAFMAEIIRAGIQSIPKGLLEASYSSGLSFSQTLRKIILPLAFREIIPPLGSEFLNNMKNTSLAMTIGVTELFWSMQEVLSLTYRTFESFIVATAIYLLLSLFIACIMNIVNERLKIMPRDQITIVRKIADTLFLPIDWITAGLEYVFWHFRTSPEQKTVSPITRFFKSSFKTVLLGAKILFIAALGYLLYLLGSAFLNFNYEIIWNNLPALLIWRFPGGDSSEFFMGLGGLSGSLLMAIFSISGSFIIGLFIGMGRTAKNNAIKIPCTLYIEVVRGVPLVLVILWFYQVILDFVFKIEIHAFWAGTIALTFFFGAYIAETVRGGIENIPAGQVEAAKASGLSYFQTMRKIILPQALKQMLPALVGMFIAAFKDTSLVYIIGVMDLTRAAYAINNRTMIYPFEIYTAVIILYFIFSYVMSLYAKRLEKKLSPESVRIEM